The following DNA comes from Candidatus Cloacimonadota bacterium.
TCACCGGGGAAGTGCTGAAGGTCATTAGGAATTTGGCAGAGCGCAACACTACAATGATCATTGTGACTCATGAGATGGACTTCGCTCGGGATGTGGCAGACCGTGTTATCTTTATGGATGATGGTGTGATTGTCGAACAGGGCTCCCCTCAGGAAGTGTTTGGCAATCCTAAGGAAGAGAGAACTAAGCAGTTTTTAACCCGGTATAAGAAAGATTAAGGCAATACCGAATAAAGCCGGTAAAGCATTGCAGTATATGACTATTACGGAGCGATACAAATGGAACGAAAATTTAGTCAAAAACACGGGCGGAATTATTAACTGAACAAATTCCAAATAGATAATTATCAAAAGGTTGATTGCTGCCGAGAATTAAGCCCGCAGGGTTTATAATCCCATCGCTTTATCAAGCTCGGCTTCTGCCCAGATGCTTGCATTCCGGTAGAAAGGATCCTGATCAGGCGGTGTGATGTCTGCCGGTACTGTGCCAACGGAAGCTACATTTGAAAAAGAGGAATATGAGAATTCCGATTTCCATATTCCGCTGTCTGATTTATAGTTTACTTCACACCATACTATACAATTGTCGTCATCCAAAAATGTTACAACACTTTTGGGAGTATTGCATTTAAGAACATAATATGGATTGCCGTTTTGATGGTGCTGCTGCGAAACAACAAGACCGGCAGGAGTATCCAGATCATCGTCGGTTAACCTGCTTTCATAGTTCGTGCCAAGAGGGACAGGTATTTCTTTCAAAGTTAACGGTTCTGCATAAACAGCAGCAGTCAAAAGCATCCAATTCAAAATAACCATAGCGGCAATTTTTATCAACCTTGACCTCATTTTTTCAATCCTCTACTTCTGACGCTAAATCCTACATATCCTGTAATCTATCAAAACTCTGACTGTCATCAGTATGGCTGCCTCTCTGGTGGACATTCCACATTGCAGCCCATTGTAACGACCACATCTATTGCGGGAAGTTCCTCAAGCAACTTGGGGTGCTGAGTTGTTTCCATATCAATCACATTGTGAGTCCAACAGTCGTCAGCACCCGATGCTTCACGCATAGTGAGTGCGAGGATGTAAGTCGGCTCATCAACTGTGGCTCCGGCTTTCAGGGCCCCCTTAAAGTGTTTCAAAACGCAAGGCTTAGAGCGCCCTTTGATAGACAGGGCAAAGCAGATAAATTGGTAGGTCTTTTCGTCTATCGTATGTTTTGAGGCATAGATTTCATCAATCTTGTCAAGCTTCTCGGCGAATTCCGGGAAAAACTCTGCTAACATTCTCACTTTATTTTCCTCTTTGTTTTTGTAATATTTCTATAATCTCACTAGATTTTAGTACCTTGCCTACAGACACAACCTTTTTGAAGGTGGATAGCATTTGTTCTTTTGCATAAGTCAACCGATCCTTTTTAGTAAGATCCGGTATCAAATGCAGCAATTATTATCCTCTATAACCGTGTTCGGCGTTGTCAGTTCTTTTAGGAGAGCTATAGCATAAGTGCTACCATTTTCACTAATTTTGTAATGTGTCCATTTGCCTTCCTGTCGTCGTAATCGGTAATAGCCGTGATCGTCACTTGTTTCAATGATCAGATATGATAAATCGAATAAAGGATGTGGAAGCCGCCAAACGTCTTCGGAACAATAGCAGTATAAATATCAACATAATATTGATATTATTCCGATGGTGTGGTATACTATAAAAAGGCTGGGGAGGTGAAACGGTGCAATATATCACCGTAAAACAGGCTTCGGAGCGGTGGGGTATATCCGACCGTCGTGTTCGCGTACTTTGCGCGGATAGGCGGATAGAAGGAGTTGTCAAAAAGGGGCGTTCCTATCTCATTCCAGCGAACGCGTTAAAGCCGATTGATGGACGCACTCTGCGCGGCAAGGAGATTCCGGAACAATACGCTACGCTGTTCACCTCCATTGATGAGATGAAGGCGGAGCTTGACCGTCGGCGTCCTCTGACAAGCGGAGAGTTAAAACGCTTGCAGGATGAATTCCTCGTGGAATTTACCTACAACTCAAATGCCATTGAGGGCAACACGCTCACGCTTCAAGAAACCGCACTTGCCTTGGAGGGTGTGACAATTGACAAAAAACCGCTGAAAGACCATCTGGAAGCGGTGGGGCATCGCGACGCGTTCCTTTATGTCGTTTCCCTTGTCAGTGAGAAAGTTCCGATTTCGGAACGGATTATTCGTGAAATCCACTCTCTCGTCCTGATGGACAGACCAGAGGACAAGGGTGTGTACCGGAGGATCCCGGTTAAAATTATGGGCGCATACCACGAGCCGCCGCAGCCTTACCTTGTTCCGGTTCAGATGGAACGGTTGGTTGCAGATCTGTCCCGTGACAACCGGCACACTATAGAAACAGCGGCACTTTTCCACCTGGACTTCGAGGGAATTCATCCGTTCATCGATGGCAACGGACGCACCGGGCGGTTGATATTGAATCTAATGTTGATGCAGGCGGGTTATCCGCCTATCGACGTGAAATTTGCCGACAGAAGAAAATATTATGCCTGTTTCGACAGCTATTATCAGGACAACGACGCGTCCTCGATGGTAAATATGGTCGGAGAGTATGTAAAGGAAAGACTTTCGCAATATTTGAACCTGTTACAGAATTAAAAACAAGGCACTCTACGCGAATTCTGCGCGTAGGGTGCCTTTAACGCTTTTTATCCTTATTCATTTGAATCCTGCGGAAAAATTCGCCGCAGCCTCCACAGATAAGCATATTTGGAAAGCATAGAGGAGATCTATCTGGCGGGGGGCTGTTTTTGGGGAGTCGAAAAATACTTGTCTTTAATCAAAAGAGTCGTAAGCACAAAGGTGGGTTATGCAAATGGAAATACGGAAAATCCCACTTATGAGGAGGTATGCCATACAAACACAGGTCATGCCGAAACAGTAAAAGTTTTATATAAACCGGATGAGGTGAGCCTGGAAGCCATTCGGAATCTCTATTATGAAGCAATTGATCCATTGGCGAAAAATAGACAAGGCAACGATATAGGGACCCAGTACAGGACAGGCATATATTATGTAAATGACGGGACAAAGAGGTTATAGAAAATTCCCTTAAGGAGCTTCAAAAGCATTATGACAAACCGGTCTTAATTGAGACAATGCCGCTTAATAATTACTATACTGCCGAAGAATATCATCAGAAATACCTGGACAGAAATCCGAATGGATACAAACATATCTGAGATTACACAAAAGGCTGGAATGGCTGTAGGGACGTTTGACAAATACTATCCGTCAAAAGAAAAACTCTTCTTGGATATTTTTCTGGAATAAAACGCTAAGCTAAAAAAACGTTGTTTGCAGTCTCTTGATTTAACCCGGAGTCCTTCCCCATTCTAAAGGAATGGTATAATAAAAATGGTTTTGAAAAAATCGAAAAGCATTATCGGGAGGAAAATGGGCTTCAAGCGGTTGATTTTCTATATGATAGCTTCCTGGAACTTGTGAAGGCGTGGCAAGCCCAGGGGAAAATGCGTAAAGACATCGACAGTAAAATGATTATGATGATTTTTGTCGCCATAATCAATGTAGATACACACAAGGAAGAAATCGGACTTGAATATTTCCCACAGCTTTTAGCGCTTATAACGGAGATTGTTATGAAAGGCCTGACGAACTGCTCTGAATAAACCGAGCAGTTTTTTCGGCGGATCAAGTGAATGAATGCGACAATATTCATTCAACACCTGAATCAAAGGAGGATAACCCATGCGGCAAACCACGGTTATCGAGTCTGACAGCTTTTGTATGAATACTGAAATTACATACAAAGCATTTGGTGAAAAAGCAGCACTGGCAGTTAGCGAAGTTAAAGCGGTACTTCTGCGGCTGGAAAACATATTAAGCCGCTTCATGCGAACAGCGATGTCAGTATGATCAATCAGCATGCAGGAAAAGGCTATGTCAGTGACTGCTTAATAAAAACACTTCAAAAGTACGGTGTAGTCTCAGCTTTCATAAACATTGGGGGAAATGTATCCACGCTTGGAAATAAACTCGACGGTTCTTCATGGAGTGTGGGCATCAGGCACCCCAGACACTATGGCTGCCTGATCGGAGCAGTAAAGGTAACCGGCAAAGCAGTAGTCACCTCCGGTGACTATGAGCGATATTTTATTGACAGGGCGGGTAAGCGGCGGCATCACATTCTGGATCCAACCACAGGATATCCTGTAGAATCGGGACTGATAAGCGTTACCGTGGTTGCAGACAGTGCTATGATTGCTGATGCGTTGTCAACTGCAATATTTGTGGCGGGCATAGATAAGGGAATTAGATACCTAGCTCAGTTTCCCGGGGTTGATGTTGTCCTGGTTGACAATCGTCAACAGGTTTTTATTACTCAAGGCTTAAAAGAAATTTATCAAGCGGTTGAGGGAATAAATACGATCATGATATGAAAGGAGCAAAGAACGATGAGTAAAACTGACAAGAGAAAGGGGAGAAGAAAAATGTGGATAAAGAAGGAAAGCCGGCGAAACTGACAGGTGGTCAAAGTATTGCGGATTTATTTGGAGACGCAATTAAATAGCAGACACTTCAAGTGGATGT
Coding sequences within:
- a CDS encoding Fic family protein; the protein is MQYITVKQASERWGISDRRVRVLCADRRIEGVVKKGRSYLIPANALKPIDGRTLRGKEIPEQYATLFTSIDEMKAELDRRRPLTSGELKRLQDEFLVEFTYNSNAIEGNTLTLQETALALEGVTIDKKPLKDHLEAVGHRDAFLYVVSLVSEKVPISERIIREIHSLVLMDRPEDKGVYRRIPVKIMGAYHEPPQPYLVPVQMERLVADLSRDNRHTIETAALFHLDFEGIHPFIDGNGRTGRLILNLMLMQAGYPPIDVKFADRRKYYACFDSYYQDNDASSMVNMVGEYVKERLSQYLNLLQN
- a CDS encoding FAD:protein FMN transferase, whose translation is MINQHAGKGYVSDCLIKTLQKYGVVSAFINIGGNVSTLGNKLDGSSWSVGIRHPRHYGCLIGAVKVTGKAVVTSGDYERYFIDRAGKRRHHILDPTTGYPVESGLISVTVVADSAMIADALSTAIFVAGIDKGIRYLAQFPGVDVVLVDNRQQVFITQGLKEIYQAVEGINTIMI
- a CDS encoding carboxymuconolactone decarboxylase family protein, translated to MRMLAEFFPEFAEKLDKIDEIYASKHTIDEKTYQFICFALSIKGRSKPCVLKHFKGALKAGATVDEPTYILALTMREASGADDCWTHNVIDMETTQHPKLLEELPAIDVVVTMGCNVECPPERQPY